A genomic stretch from Channa argus isolate prfri chromosome 24, Channa argus male v1.0, whole genome shotgun sequence includes:
- the arhgap42a gene encoding rho GTPase-activating protein 42 isoform X4 → MEEERKRLIQNADDVLISPLERFRKEQIGAVKEGKKQFDKETERYYSILEKHLSLSPKKKESQLQEADSQMSKDRQVFYDASLQYVFKIQEVQERKKFEFVEPLLAFLQGLFTFYHEGYEVASEFEPYKQQLQFNLQNARNNFESTRAEVERLMRRIQTAEDFKAPSCFTMEGFLYIQEKRPLGSVWTRYYCTYEKGSKMFSMSNTEARPASRQNGVLNVTPEMFRLRSCVRRKTDSIDKRFCFDIEVVERHGVITLQALSEANRRLWMEAMDGKEPIYTLPSLLSKKEETFLNEAGFNFVKKCIELIETRGITTLGLYRTGGVNSKVQRLMTSVFASTAPADMQLDADTWDNKTITSGLKDYFRCLAEPLLSYRLHKEFIKAAKYDDQTYRVRAIHALVHKLPEKHRAMLDLLTNHLLKVSSHSEHNLMTVSNLGMIFGPTLMRSQEETVAAMMNIKFQNIVVEIIIENHHKIFGEAPDLTLPLPQAPSSRSTSRRNKAICLSSGKRKARLYPPALCLADNDSDTFSSSPSTTPMGSQESLSSHSSEKNGFSPTSPPSSPPAEPGMSSVVPASPPAVSACSSSHNYSNGRDQKQLTDTSASHHLAPSTSLTSSQLSPAPQTSSVSSSTSSILSAEKRLLFKGNSTASLSSVKESNCPSRGSSSTASNQQSSLQRTFSLREGRADQILSSVSSLKSTQSFDERSASDASSTVTETRVTDSTSLQQRIAHRTASSSSSSSSSLFPYPISTSSSLTSLHISEDYKSCYGSVQSLMSLDPRDATHTRKTSHIRCGCDLTKKHSAAPSSNGYQRPGSILSVKIAQRESSVFSSALDLCSSGREAKALYSCEAEHSHELSFPQGALFSNVHSSVEPGWLQATYKGKTGLIPENYIIYI, encoded by the exons atggaagaagagagaaaacgactg ATCCAGAATGCTGATGATGTGCTCATCTCACCACTCGAGAGGTTTCGTAAGGAGCAGATTGGAGCTGTTAAG gaGGGAAAGAAGCAGTTTGACAAGGAGACGGAGAGATACTACTCCATTCTAGAAAAACATCTCAGCCTTTCCCCCAAAAAGAAGGAATCCCAGTTACAAGAG GCTGATTCACAGATGAGTAAGGACCGGCAGGTTTTTTATGATGCATCACTGCAATATGTCTTCAAAATTCAAGAAGTgcaggaaagaaagaaatttgaaTTCGTGGAGCCA TTATTAGCCTTCCTGCAgggtttgtttacattttaccatGAAGGCTACGAGGTGGCCAGTGAGTTTGAGCCCTACAAGCAGCAGCTTCAGTTCAACCTGCAAAAT GCCCGCAATAACTTTGAAAGTACGCGTGCTGAGGTTGAGAGGCTGATGAGGAGGATTCAAACTGCAGAAGACTTCAAGGCCCCCAGTTGCTTTACCATGGAGGGTTTTCTGTATATACAAGAGAAAC GTCCATTAGGCAGCGTGTGGACCAGGTACTACTGTACGTATGAAAAAGGCTCCAAGATGTTCAGCATGAGCAACACAGAGGCCAGACCAGCCAGCAGACAG AACGGAGTGTTGAATGTTACCCCGGAGATGTTCAGGCTGCGCTCATGTGTTCGAAGGAAGACGGATTCAATCGACAAACGCTTCTGCTTTGACATTGAGGTTGTGGAGCG ACATGGAGTCATCACACTGCAGGCTCTTTCAGAGGCCAACAGGCGGCTGTGGATGGAGGCAATGGATGGAAAAGAACCT ATCTACACATTGCCTTCTTTACTTAGCAAAAAGGAAGAGA catTTCTTAATGAGGCCGGCTTCAACTTTGTTAAGAAGTGTATTGAGCTCATTGAAACGAGAG GCATAACCACCCTGGGACTGTACAGGACTGGAGGAGTGAACTCTAAAGTGCAACGTTTAATGACGAGTGTGTTTG CATCCACAGCTCCTGCTGATATGCAGTTAGATGCAGACACCTGGGACAACAAGACCATCACCAGTGGCTTGAAGGATTATTTCAG GTGCCTGGCAGAACCACTACTGTCCTACAGACTGCATAAAGAATTCATCAAGGCTGCAA AGTATGATGACCAGACGTATAGAGTAAGAGCGATTCATGCTCTTGTACACAAATtaccagaaaaacacagagcaatGTTGGACCTTTTAACCAACCACCTCCTCAA ggTGTCCTCTCACAGTGAACACAATCTGATGACTGTGTCCAACCTGGGAATGATCTTTGGCCCAACGTTGATGAGGTCACAGGAGGAGACGGTGGCTGCCATGATGAACATCAAGTTTCAAAACATTGTGGTTGAAATTATCATTGAAAACCATCACAAg ATCTTTGGTGAGGCCCCAGACCTGACATTACCTTTACCTCAGGCTCCCTCATCTCGGTCAACTTCTCGTAGGAATAAAGCCATCTGtctgtcatctggaaagaggaaggCCCGTCTCTACCCTCCTGCTCTCTGTTTGGCAGACAACGACA GTGACACTTTCAGTAGCAGCCCCAGCACAACGCCAATGGGCAGTCAGGAGTCTTTGTCCTCTCACTCCTCTGAAAAGAACGGATTTTCTCCTACATCTCCTCCGTCCTCTCCTCCTGCCGAACCTGGCATGTCCTCTGTTGTGCCCGCTTCTCCTCCCGCAGTTTCCGCCTGCTCTTCGTCCCATAATTACTCAAATGGGAGGGATCAGAAACAGCTAACAGACACCTCTGCCTCCCATCACCTCGCGCCTTCTACTTCGTTGACTTCCTCCCAACTAAGTCCAGCCCCACAGACTTCCTCTGTGTCCTCCTCCACATCCTCTATACTGTCTGCAGAGAAGAGGCTGTTGTTCAAAGGAAACTCAACCGCGTCTTTGTCATCTGTTAAAGAGTCAAATTGTCCCTCCAGAGGCTCCTCGTCCACTGCCTCCAACCAGCAGTCCTCGCTTCAGCGCACCTTCTCTCTCAGGGAGGGTCGAGCTGATCAAATATTGTCGTCTGTTTCTTCTCTTAAAAGCACTCAATCATTTGATGAGAGAAGTGCATCTGACGCTTCCTCCACTGTCACTGAAACCAGAGTGACGGATTCTACCTCCCTGCAACAAAGGATTGCTCACAGGactgcttcctcctcctcttcctcctcctcctccttgtttCCCTACCCTATTTCCACAAGCTCCTCTCTCACTTCCCTACACATCTCTGAGG ATTACAAAAGCTGTTATGGATCAGTACAGAGTCTCATGTCCCTGGACCCACGAGATGCAACACATACACGTAAAACTTCTCACATCCGCTGTGGTTGTGATCTGACAAAGAAACATTCTGCAGCCCCATCTAGCAACGGCTACCAGAGGCCCGGATCAAT ATTATCCGTCAAAATAGCACAACGTGAGAGTTCAGTTTTCTCCTCAGCATTAGACCTGTGTTCTTCGGGAAG GGAAGCGAAAGCTCTTTATTCCTGTGAGGCAGAACACAGCCATGAGCTCAGTTTTCCTCAAGGGGCGCTGTTCTCAAATG ttcACTCTTCAGTGGAACCAGGTTGGCTTCAGGCAACATACAAAGGTAAAACAGGCCTCATACCTGAAAACTACATCATCTACATCTGA